The following are encoded in a window of Castanea sativa cultivar Marrone di Chiusa Pesio chromosome 5, ASM4071231v1 genomic DNA:
- the LOC142635728 gene encoding cytochrome P450 71B34-like, translating into MELFCLSSQWLPTIFLVLFPILSLSILLKQRKVKKETNLPPGPSKLPIIGNLHQVGKLNHISLWKLSQKYGPAMFLQLGRIPTLVISSSQMAKELLKTHDTECCTRPLSIAQEKLTYNYLTLAFCPYNDSWKNMQKVFRMELLSKTRVQSFEYKRKANIAELINYITQASPNPIELSEKALSLTYSVICQIAFNKNYDEIEGSKFKAFVQESMELFGTVATSDIIPWFGGIVDALTGLPRRIEYCHRRFDSFFEKLIEEHLDPTKKKSEQDVIDVMLSLSNDEKAQFNPTKEHIKAVLMDIVLGGVDTSAITITWVMTELVRNPRVMKKVQAEIRSYIGTKPYVDESELENLQYLKMVLKETFRLHPPLALLIPLEAISHFKIGGYDINPKTRIMINVYAIGRDPKSWKNPNEFYPERFEDNAIDFRGQNFELLPFGSGRRMCPGINMAFTVVMVTLANLLYRFDWKLPNGMKREEVSVEEGIGLTIYKKLPLYLVPVIYDFEKTLDQ; encoded by the exons ATGGAATTGTTCTGTCTTTCCTCACAATGGCTTCCAACCATCTTTCTTGTACTCTTTCCCATCCTCTCTTTGTCAATACttctaaaacaaagaaaagtcAAGAAAGAAACCAACCTTCCCCCAGGCCCTTCGAAGCTTCCCATCATTGGCAACCTCCACCAAGTTGGAAAACTCAACCATATATCCCTATGGAAATTGTCTCAAAAATATGGCCCTGCCATGTTCCTACAACTCGGCCGAATCCCAACTCTTGTCATCTCATCTTCACAAATGGCGAAAGAGTTGTTAAAAACCCATGACACTGAATGTTGCACCAGGCCTCTCTCAATTGCCCAAGAGAAGCTCACTTACAATTACTTAACCCTGGCATTTTGTCCCTACAATGATTCTTggaaaaacatgcaaaaggttTTTAGGATGGAGCTTCTCTCTAAAACCAGGGTGCAATCCTTTGAGTACAAAAGGAAAGCCAACATTGCTGAATTGATTAACTATATCACTCAGGCTTCGCCAAATCCAATTGAGCTCAGCGAGAAGGCACTCTCTTTGACCTACTCAGTTATTTGTCAAATTGCATTCAATAAAAACTACGATGAAATTGAGGGAAGTAAATTTAAAGCCTTCGTTCAAGAATCGATGGAACTATTTGGCACGGTTGCGACCTCCGACATTATTCCATGGTTTGGGGGGATTGTGGATGCATTAACTGGGCTTCCACGACGAATTGAGTATTGCCATCGtagatttgattctttttttgaaaagttgatTGAGGAACATCTAGATCCAACCAAGAAGAAGTCAGAGCAGGACGTTATTGATGTTATGCTAAGTTTGTCAAATGATGAAAAAGCTCAATTTAATCCCACAAAAGAACACATCAAAGCAGTTCTCATG GACATTGTTCTCGGTGGAGTAGACACAAGTGCTATTACAATTACGTGGGTAATGACAGAGCTTGTTAGGAATCCAAGAGTAATGAAAAAAGTCCAGGCGGAAATCAGAAGCTATATTGGAACGAAACCGTATGTGGATGAAAGTGAGTTAGAAAATCTTCAATACCTAAAAATGGTGCTAAAGGAGACTTTTAGGTTGCACCCTCCACTGGCACTTTTGATTCCTCTTGAGGCAATTTCACATTTTAAGATCGGTGGTTATGATATTAACCCAAAAACAAGAATTATGATTAATGTTTATGCTATTGGGAGAGACCCAAAATCTTGGAAGAATCCAAATGAGTTTTATCCTGAGAGGTTTGAGGACAATGCCATTGATTTTAGGGGTCAAAATTTTGAACTCCTACCATTTGGGTCCGGCAGGAGGATGTGTCCGGGCATTAATATGGCATTCACCGTAGTTATGGTAACATTGGCAAACCTATTGTACCGTTTTGATTGGAAACTACCAAACGGGATGAAGAGAGAAGAAGTAAGCGTGGAAGAGGGTATTGGCCTTACCATTTATAAGAAGTTACCTCTTTACCTTGTGCCTGTTATTTATGATTTTGAAAAGACATTGGACCAATGA